In Allomuricauda ruestringensis DSM 13258, the following proteins share a genomic window:
- the traM gene encoding conjugative transposon protein TraM, with protein sequence MKPQKNKIVFVLVLVGVVLFIVAYSVFTFGKDKKSELKPDRIPMPDLEENQKVYESKMEALDALKEEREVTAPQIYPDHMVDDKGYFNLDYMEYEKQRIIDSVYSHSKLVGKGNALLHMEREEKVPENRMVTSENKKVEGPEPVSIQERYLAHQLFFASNPNRTQAMIFRSGGHGILAYVDGDQTVRDGHRLNLRLAQDVQFHGVSVPRDTRVYGFVKVRPNRVLVDILGFGDKDISLKAYDLEDGREGVYVENHIKGEVVERGLDETIGEVNLPGMPQIGGLKRIFQRRNRAIKVDIKNNYQVVLKPAL encoded by the coding sequence ATGAAACCGCAAAAGAATAAGATTGTATTTGTATTGGTCCTGGTGGGCGTGGTGCTCTTTATCGTGGCCTACTCCGTTTTCACCTTTGGAAAGGACAAAAAAAGCGAACTCAAACCGGATCGCATTCCGATGCCCGACCTAGAAGAAAACCAAAAGGTTTATGAATCCAAGATGGAGGCCTTGGATGCCCTCAAAGAGGAGCGCGAGGTTACCGCACCACAGATATACCCCGACCATATGGTCGATGATAAGGGCTACTTCAATCTGGACTATATGGAATATGAAAAACAGCGTATCATCGATAGCGTGTACAGCCATTCAAAACTTGTGGGTAAGGGAAATGCTTTACTCCATATGGAGCGGGAAGAAAAAGTCCCTGAAAATCGGATGGTTACCTCCGAAAATAAAAAGGTGGAGGGGCCTGAACCTGTGTCGATTCAAGAGCGATATCTTGCTCACCAACTTTTTTTTGCCTCCAATCCCAATAGGACACAGGCTATGATTTTCAGGTCAGGAGGGCATGGGATACTGGCCTATGTGGATGGGGACCAGACCGTGAGGGATGGACACCGTTTGAATTTGCGGTTGGCACAGGATGTACAGTTCCATGGAGTATCCGTTCCCAGGGATACCCGAGTCTATGGTTTTGTGAAGGTCAGGCCCAACCGGGTCCTGGTGGACATTCTTGGGTTTGGGGATAAAGACATTTCGTTGAAGGCCTATGACCTTGAGGATGGGCGGGAAGGTGTTTATGTGGAAAACCATATAAAGGGAGAAGTGGTGGAACGGGGCCTGGATGAAACCATAGGGGAGGTGAACCTGCCCGGAATGCCTCAGATCGGGGGACTGAAGCGTATCTTTCAAAGGCGGAACAGGGCCATAAAGGTGGATATCAAGAACAACTATCAAGTAGTATTAAAACCGGCATTATGA
- the thiD gene encoding bifunctional hydroxymethylpyrimidine kinase/phosphomethylpyrimidine kinase translates to MKKYTYPSVLAIAGFDGSGGAGIQADIKTISALGCYATSVLTALPVQNTQGVRKIYPIPVEAVADQIEAVMDDIQPEAIKIGMVHTPELVETIVRTLGNYNRIPIVFDPVMVATSGHRLIETDTIDALIEQLLPIATLITPNMDEAALLAHTEVKTLEEMRTAGERIKELGCNSILMKGGHQETTHITSLFFDQNDKCHPFEVAKIPTKNTHGSGCTLSSAIASYLAQGKNLYDAVALGQRYVHHAIHSGKNVRTGKGNGPLNHFFNPQKMIKNEMD, encoded by the coding sequence ATGAAGAAATACACCTATCCATCCGTATTGGCCATTGCCGGTTTTGACGGAAGCGGCGGGGCCGGAATTCAAGCGGATATCAAAACAATATCGGCTCTGGGTTGTTATGCTACTTCCGTACTGACCGCCTTGCCCGTGCAGAACACCCAAGGGGTGCGAAAGATTTATCCCATTCCCGTTGAAGCCGTTGCCGATCAGATCGAAGCGGTCATGGACGATATTCAACCTGAAGCCATAAAAATAGGAATGGTACATACTCCGGAACTAGTGGAAACCATTGTACGGACTTTAGGAAATTACAACAGGATACCCATCGTATTTGACCCTGTAATGGTCGCCACCAGCGGACATCGTCTTATCGAAACTGATACGATAGATGCCCTGATCGAGCAGTTGCTGCCCATCGCAACGCTCATTACACCCAATATGGACGAGGCGGCCCTATTGGCCCACACGGAAGTGAAGACCTTGGAAGAAATGCGGACTGCCGGGGAACGTATCAAGGAACTGGGGTGCAACAGTATCCTCATGAAAGGGGGACATCAGGAAACAACCCATATCACTTCCCTATTTTTTGACCAGAACGATAAATGCCATCCCTTTGAAGTGGCTAAAATTCCAACGAAAAACACCCATGGTTCAGGCTGTACCCTGTCATCGGCCATAGCCTCCTATCTGGCACAGGGCAAAAACTTGTACGATGCCGTTGCTCTTGGCCAACGCTATGTGCACCATGCCATTCACAGCGGAAAAAATGTACGGACCGGAAAAGGGAACGGTCCCTTGAACCACTTTTTTAACCCTCAAAAAATGATCAAAAATGAAATGGACTGA
- the hxpB gene encoding hexitol phosphatase HxpB, translating into MELILKDKKAVIFDMDGVLVDSEGIWKQAEFEIFSSLGVSVTEKESLQTQCMTTEEVTRFWYQKFPWKGKTLIEVEEMVIQRVMELIRSEDCIIKGVRAFIKKLKAQHYKIGLATNAPEKIIPTVLEKTKTTLLFDIISSADCEEKGKPHPAIYLNTARKLKVKPQECVVIEDSQTGMKAANLAGMTVIAYTKGNKNMSFDLADYEIDRFSDGST; encoded by the coding sequence ATGGAACTGATATTAAAGGACAAAAAAGCGGTCATATTCGATATGGACGGGGTGCTGGTGGACAGTGAAGGCATCTGGAAGCAAGCGGAGTTTGAAATCTTTTCCTCGCTCGGGGTTTCGGTAACAGAAAAAGAAAGTCTACAGACCCAATGTATGACCACCGAAGAGGTTACCCGTTTTTGGTATCAAAAGTTTCCCTGGAAGGGAAAAACACTTATCGAAGTGGAAGAAATGGTCATCCAAAGGGTCATGGAACTGATTCGCTCAGAAGATTGTATTATCAAGGGGGTCAGGGCCTTTATCAAAAAGCTCAAAGCACAACACTATAAAATAGGACTTGCGACCAATGCACCGGAAAAAATCATTCCGACGGTATTGGAAAAAACCAAGACCACGCTTCTTTTTGATATTATTTCATCCGCAGATTGTGAAGAAAAAGGCAAGCCCCACCCGGCCATATATCTTAATACGGCAAGGAAACTGAAGGTCAAGCCCCAGGAATGTGTAGTAATTGAAGATAGTCAGACAGGAATGAAAGCTGCCAACCTTGCTGGCATGACCGTGATTGCCTATACCAAGGGAAACAAAAACATGTCATTCGATTTGGCCGATTATGAAATAGACCGGTTTTCAGATGGATCAACGTAA
- a CDS encoding ketopantoate reductase family protein, whose protein sequence is MKNSKIYIVGSGAIGKALAVFLQQENKQVVLVRGREDNIPDTEDTITVVGKDNTFQQRIITTTFSAIQAINGIVLIATKAFANTVIAKKLKDKEGDFSLVLLQNGLHVERPFQEFDKVYRCVLFSTSQVTEDNKVTFKSVMSSPVGNLQGNNDGLEDVIDKINTPYFSFHSEPDITRHIWTKVIANCAFNSICPLLETDNGIFIRNANALQLARTIIEECVSLAQRQGIDLDCDTIEKNLMLISQRSDGQLISTYVDILHNRRTEIESLNLEVAKLADDLGIPETVTHTRLLGELIQLKSAIKMK, encoded by the coding sequence ATGAAAAACTCAAAAATTTATATTGTTGGCTCGGGAGCCATTGGAAAAGCACTGGCCGTCTTTTTACAACAGGAAAACAAACAGGTCGTGCTGGTCAGGGGCAGAGAGGACAATATACCTGACACGGAAGATACTATTACTGTTGTTGGAAAAGACAACACATTTCAACAAAGGATCATCACAACTACATTTAGTGCTATACAGGCCATTAATGGTATTGTTTTGATCGCGACCAAGGCATTCGCCAATACGGTAATCGCTAAAAAACTCAAAGACAAAGAAGGAGATTTTTCTTTAGTTCTCCTTCAAAATGGACTTCATGTCGAACGCCCTTTTCAAGAGTTTGATAAGGTATATCGCTGTGTCCTGTTTTCCACCAGTCAAGTAACGGAAGACAACAAGGTTACCTTTAAATCCGTGATGTCATCGCCCGTAGGAAACTTACAGGGAAATAATGATGGCCTTGAAGATGTGATCGATAAGATCAACACACCATATTTCAGTTTTCATAGCGAACCTGATATCACGCGACATATATGGACAAAGGTCATCGCGAATTGTGCCTTTAATTCCATTTGTCCATTGCTCGAAACCGATAATGGGATTTTTATCAGAAATGCAAATGCGCTACAATTGGCTAGAACCATTATTGAAGAATGTGTTTCACTGGCTCAAAGACAAGGAATCGACCTGGATTGTGACACCATAGAGAAAAACCTGATGCTGATCAGCCAGCGTTCGGATGGCCAATTGATTTCCACGTATGTGGACATCCTCCATAACAGAAGGACGGAAATCGAAAGCTTGAACTTAGAGGTGGCCAAACTGGCCGACGATCTAGGAATACCGGAAACTGTGACGCATACGAGGCTGCTTGGGGAATTGATCCAACTTAAGTCAGCCATCAAAATGAAATAA
- the thiE gene encoding thiamine phosphate synthase: MKLHSQFPYPLYLVISEEACRGKDMLKVTEQAIQGGVDILQLREKKLLEHLFLERAQRLREITEKYSVPLIINDNPKVAYQVNAAGIHVGNKDSRPATLRQQPYFKEKLIGYSIEYLAQLDNAQTTVSDYLAISPVFRTDTKRDTVTEWGLEGLATIRELTQKPLVAIGNIHAINAGAVIQAGANCIAVVSAICGADNPKKAAYELKNEIVK; this comes from the coding sequence ATGAAGCTCCATTCCCAATTCCCTTACCCACTGTATTTGGTCATTTCGGAAGAAGCCTGCAGAGGAAAAGATATGTTGAAAGTTACGGAACAAGCCATTCAGGGAGGTGTCGATATCCTCCAATTGCGTGAAAAGAAGCTACTGGAGCATCTGTTTTTGGAAAGGGCACAACGGTTAAGGGAAATCACTGAGAAATATAGTGTCCCGTTGATCATCAATGACAATCCAAAGGTTGCCTACCAGGTAAATGCTGCCGGCATTCATGTGGGCAACAAGGATTCCCGTCCCGCAACCTTGAGACAGCAGCCTTATTTCAAGGAAAAGCTGATAGGATATTCGATAGAGTATCTGGCACAACTGGACAATGCGCAAACGACCGTGTCCGACTATCTCGCGATAAGCCCGGTATTCAGGACGGATACAAAAAGGGATACCGTAACGGAATGGGGATTGGAAGGCCTTGCCACAATACGCGAATTGACGCAAAAACCATTGGTGGCCATTGGCAACATCCATGCAATAAATGCAGGAGCCGTTATACAGGCAGGTGCCAACTGTATTGCCGTGGTATCGGCCATATGTGGTGCCGACAACCCCAAGAAAGCAGCCTATGAACTAAAAAATGAAATCGTAAAATGA
- a CDS encoding ATPase, which produces MKYSAPHIITEGAVQYPLGTLKGREIHYDFEKILIYLDAKGKLLFGKKFKIYREDREILYKLCLYFIQDKTRCTQLGIDINKGLLLSGPVGCGKTSLMKLMKHIVPHQRPYEVIPCRNIVFGFNHIGYKIIEDYGSSQFFCFDDLGVEPTGWHFGQDCNVMGEILLSRHELFINDRRKTHTTTNLNAQELEERYGTRVRSRMRELFNLVGFDRKSKDKRK; this is translated from the coding sequence GTGAAGTACAGTGCGCCACATATCATCACCGAAGGAGCCGTCCAATATCCTCTGGGCACCCTCAAGGGCCGGGAAATCCATTACGATTTTGAAAAGATCTTGATATATCTCGACGCCAAGGGTAAACTTTTGTTCGGCAAAAAGTTCAAAATCTATCGGGAGGACCGAGAGATTCTCTATAAGCTATGCCTGTACTTCATTCAGGACAAAACCCGTTGTACCCAGTTGGGAATTGACATAAACAAAGGGCTGCTCCTCTCCGGGCCCGTAGGCTGTGGCAAGACCAGCCTGATGAAACTGATGAAACACATCGTCCCCCACCAACGGCCCTATGAAGTCATTCCCTGCAGGAACATTGTTTTTGGCTTCAATCATATCGGGTATAAGATCATAGAGGACTATGGCAGTTCACAATTCTTCTGTTTTGACGACCTCGGCGTCGAACCTACCGGATGGCACTTTGGCCAAGATTGCAATGTCATGGGGGAGATATTGCTCTCCCGCCACGAGCTCTTTATCAACGATAGACGCAAGACCCACACCACTACCAACCTCAATGCCCAAGAGCTTGAGGAACGTTATGGTACCCGTGTGCGGTCCCGAATGCGGGAACTCTTTAATTTAGTGGGGTTTGACAGAAAGAGTAAGGATAAAAGAAAATAA
- a CDS encoding RteC domain-containing protein, translated as MKYQKLLSEFEGQLDTLESGNGDVLFKAEKGIAIVEKCIRKLQKQITGKNFATQSDEIYFFKHVKPQIFSKLIYYARLFSIESKRPRGNNAAQIKYLQHQIDKLQAFFNDNLEFYNYYRRGAMSLDEQYFVRGNRDLRLPLESFHFLIDDQFSTCQDGTVATIMAYDMLIVYLRKEVDDLNNTLEPPKPITMEKPSKLFWTGSKTDLIELLYALHASESINGGTVDIKEMASHFEHFYNIDLGNYYHTFIEIRSRKTSKTRFLDKLIELLNQRMESLDE; from the coding sequence ATGAAGTACCAAAAGCTGCTATCGGAATTTGAAGGCCAATTGGATACCTTGGAAAGCGGGAACGGGGATGTGCTGTTCAAGGCAGAAAAGGGCATTGCAATTGTGGAGAAGTGTATCCGTAAACTGCAAAAGCAGATAACAGGGAAGAATTTTGCCACACAATCCGATGAGATTTACTTTTTCAAGCATGTAAAGCCCCAGATCTTTAGCAAGCTCATCTATTACGCCAGACTATTTAGTATCGAGAGTAAGCGTCCCCGGGGCAACAATGCTGCCCAGATCAAATACCTTCAGCACCAAATTGACAAGTTGCAGGCTTTCTTCAATGACAATTTGGAATTCTATAATTATTACCGTCGCGGCGCCATGTCCTTGGACGAACAATATTTTGTCCGTGGCAACCGTGACCTTAGACTGCCTTTGGAATCCTTCCATTTTCTGATCGATGATCAATTCTCGACCTGTCAAGATGGTACGGTGGCAACCATTATGGCCTATGACATGTTGATCGTATACCTGAGAAAGGAAGTGGACGATTTGAACAACACCCTTGAACCCCCAAAACCCATAACCATGGAAAAACCTTCAAAATTATTCTGGACAGGGAGCAAGACCGACCTTATCGAACTGTTATATGCGCTACATGCCAGTGAATCCATCAATGGCGGTACGGTCGATATCAAGGAAATGGCCTCCCATTTTGAACACTTTTACAATATCGACTTGGGGAATTACTACCACACCTTCATCGAGATCAGATCAAGAAAGACCAGTAAAACTAGGTTTTTGGACAAGCTCATTGAACTGCTTAATCAACGCATGGAATCCTTGGATGAATAA
- the tenA gene encoding thiaminase II produces MKWTEQTWKKIDKNYNAILNMPFVQELANGSLPKTKFQFYMAQDSLYLEHFGRALALIGAKSHDIGDVLAYIRFAEGAIVVENALHESYFEDFGVRDKGIIQPACHHYTHFLKSTAALEPVEVAMAATLPCFWIYKKVGDHIYNGQQIANNPYQRWIDTYGGEEFSESVQRAIMICDLAAERTTPRTRARMTEAFIHASHLEYHFWDAAYTGRTWN; encoded by the coding sequence ATGAAATGGACTGAACAGACCTGGAAAAAAATAGATAAAAATTACAATGCCATTTTGAACATGCCCTTTGTCCAAGAGTTGGCGAACGGCTCCCTGCCCAAGACCAAGTTTCAATTTTATATGGCGCAGGATTCCCTCTACTTGGAGCATTTTGGGAGGGCGCTTGCACTGATAGGTGCCAAATCCCATGATATTGGGGATGTATTGGCATATATCCGTTTTGCGGAAGGGGCCATAGTGGTGGAAAATGCCTTGCACGAATCCTATTTTGAGGATTTTGGGGTAAGGGACAAGGGTATAATACAACCAGCATGTCACCACTATACCCACTTTTTAAAGAGCACGGCAGCCTTGGAACCTGTGGAAGTGGCCATGGCCGCCACCTTGCCCTGTTTTTGGATCTATAAAAAAGTGGGCGACCACATTTACAATGGACAACAGATAGCCAACAACCCATATCAACGATGGATCGACACCTATGGCGGGGAGGAATTTTCCGAAAGTGTGCAACGTGCAATCATGATCTGTGACCTTGCAGCGGAGCGTACCACCCCCAGGACAAGAGCTAGGATGACCGAAGCCTTTATCCATGCTTCGCATTTGGAGTACCATTTCTGGGATGCGGCATACACCGGAAGAACATGGAACTGA
- a CDS encoding helix-turn-helix domain-containing protein, giving the protein MGATIITTEDLMEFKVELLEDIKDLLENQNKQTNKKWLKSNEVRELLGISPGTLQNLRINGTLPYTKIGGVLYYEYHEIMGVLEKNKIHNRI; this is encoded by the coding sequence ATGGGAGCGACCATCATTACCACAGAAGACCTTATGGAGTTCAAAGTCGAACTGCTGGAGGACATCAAGGATCTATTGGAAAACCAAAACAAGCAAACGAACAAAAAATGGCTCAAATCCAATGAGGTCCGGGAATTGCTGGGCATTTCCCCTGGCACCTTGCAGAACTTGCGCATCAATGGCACTTTGCCCTATACCAAAATAGGAGGGGTGTTGTACTATGAGTACCATGAAATCATGGGGGTACTGGAGAAGAACAAGATCCATAACCGTATCTAG
- the thiM gene encoding hydroxyethylthiazole kinase, which translates to MVMEQNLWKHIQYVRTKSPLVHNITNYVVMNNTANALLAAGASPIMAHAKSEVPDMVALASSTVINIGTLDEYWSEAMLLAAETAHTLGKPWVLDPVGAGASPFRDKVLQELLNFKPTVVKGNASEIMALAQANQEATKGVDSTAASNEAIEAAHTICSAYNAIVCISGATDIITDSAQRIQIANGTPLMTKVTGTGCTASALIGAFIGVVENKTEAVTAAMALLGIAGELARKQSKGPGTLQLHLLDKLYSLTEKEFCDYIKISKP; encoded by the coding sequence ATGGTAATGGAACAAAATCTTTGGAAACACATCCAATACGTAAGAACAAAATCCCCACTGGTACACAATATCACCAACTATGTCGTGATGAACAATACGGCAAATGCCCTTCTTGCGGCCGGAGCATCCCCTATTATGGCACATGCAAAATCCGAGGTCCCTGATATGGTTGCCCTTGCCTCGTCAACGGTCATCAACATCGGAACCCTGGACGAATACTGGTCCGAAGCCATGCTTTTGGCCGCCGAGACAGCCCATACATTGGGCAAACCGTGGGTATTGGACCCTGTTGGTGCCGGAGCCAGCCCGTTCAGGGATAAAGTACTGCAAGAATTGTTGAACTTTAAACCAACCGTGGTCAAGGGCAATGCCTCTGAAATCATGGCATTGGCCCAAGCAAACCAAGAGGCTACCAAAGGAGTGGACAGTACGGCGGCGAGCAATGAAGCCATAGAAGCTGCACATACTATTTGCTCAGCATATAATGCCATTGTCTGTATATCTGGTGCCACGGATATTATCACAGATAGTGCGCAAAGAATCCAAATAGCCAATGGAACACCCTTAATGACCAAGGTGACCGGAACGGGCTGTACCGCATCTGCATTGATCGGTGCTTTTATTGGAGTTGTGGAAAATAAAACCGAGGCAGTGACCGCAGCAATGGCGTTGTTGGGCATAGCCGGTGAATTGGCCAGAAAACAATCTAAAGGCCCCGGTACCTTACAACTGCATCTTTTGGATAAGCTCTATAGCTTAACGGAAAAGGAGTTTTGCGACTATATCAAGATATCGAAGCCATGA
- a CDS encoding conjugal transfer protein TraK, which translates to MKTPFKNIQQALRLNRFVVLALIIMTGLVCIISVTLVVKIHRQTLDSAFVVSSEGNVIPLKLAAQRENLEVEALAHLEQFHNWFYGVEANSYEKNMEKALWLGNASVDAVYRQKKADGFYNRLLQYSLVQQVERIDSQIDMTKEPYAFQTRTMIRINRGTVTDTYELITSGHLIRVERNFPHNPHGLLITDFFENSLRKIEDYETAKE; encoded by the coding sequence ATGAAAACACCTTTTAAAAATATTCAACAAGCTTTACGGTTGAACCGATTTGTGGTCTTGGCCTTGATCATCATGACCGGCCTGGTCTGTATCATTTCGGTCACTCTGGTCGTCAAGATCCATAGACAGACTTTGGATAGTGCCTTTGTTGTCAGTTCCGAAGGAAATGTCATCCCTCTAAAACTGGCTGCCCAACGTGAAAATCTGGAAGTTGAGGCCCTGGCCCATCTGGAACAGTTCCATAACTGGTTCTATGGGGTGGAGGCCAACAGCTATGAGAAAAACATGGAAAAGGCCCTATGGTTGGGCAATGCTTCCGTGGATGCCGTCTATCGACAAAAAAAGGCCGATGGCTTCTATAACCGTTTGCTGCAATATTCATTGGTCCAACAAGTGGAACGCATCGATTCCCAAATCGACATGACGAAGGAACCTTATGCCTTTCAGACAAGAACGATGATTCGGATTAACCGAGGAACCGTTACCGATACCTATGAACTGATCACCTCGGGTCATTTGATCCGTGTGGAGCGGAATTTTCCGCACAATCCCCACGGGTTGTTGATCACTGATTTTTTTGAAAACTCGTTACGTAAAATAGAAGATTATGAAACCGCAAAAGAATAA
- a CDS encoding TraG family conjugative transposon ATPase: MHKINLNSHHPILDIQNHVVFANNGNVVLCYDAALSEIHSLSESDFEELHGIWFQAFKSLPTGTVIHKQDGYQKVGYNAERLPNRTFLEKETHDYFKGREHLSHQSYLFFVLPLDKALNAAKYVNPFRKTEKGYHRKLDVQVAEFISAVNDAVSFVNNSQRVSLSPMAPDDIFSHTNNYYNGFNQDFDTDILLGKKHIEIGDHYFDAIAVNNECCFGESVQSSKTNEKFTSDDFSFHQGFIDGLGLDLNENHIVNHILYLDDKHKWRKLLDKKVVELSKSSNFGSLNKVVHKKVQHILDQINNDDSSRIIRGHLNVIFWHSEAEHLKRIASQIKAGFKELDIVPYHPNGEERKHYFLNSYPCHATNFSNEDMYVTDMKHALCLYINNTNYKSDAAGIIFNDRQYNIPVLKDVWDEGKHRIKARNFAIFAPTGEGKSFLANNILRQYFESGVRLVLIDLGGSYAKFAKLYPDDHIILRYEQGKNLGINPFYISDDADLTPERLEDLAIFLLELLAQNHASKSQEVAIKKVLLLYYKTIRQDHSLASLYQFVDDRKDMLIQDLQIKEAHFSTYDFLHILSEYVEGGPYSFLFNSGADQTYTIEDKRLIIFELDEVRDNKEILSVMLKLIKSAIQRTIWRNRSERGIILFDEFAKQLKFPNVLESVEFYYQAIRKQNGAIGIVLQSINQLPENSTSASILENTQVIYSLRNEKGYDALQKRLNLSSHDLNQLKSIRNNLTGDRKYTEIFIKIGKESNVFRLEVPPEVYAAYLTDGVENAEIMGLYEQLGSMERAIKEFVKQKSTRL, from the coding sequence ATGCATAAGATCAACCTGAATTCCCATCATCCCATTCTGGACATCCAAAACCATGTGGTCTTTGCCAACAACGGCAATGTGGTACTATGCTACGATGCAGCCCTTTCCGAAATCCATTCCCTCTCCGAATCCGATTTTGAGGAACTGCACGGGATTTGGTTCCAAGCCTTTAAGTCCCTGCCCACGGGTACGGTCATCCACAAACAGGATGGCTACCAAAAAGTGGGATACAATGCCGAACGATTGCCCAACCGTACTTTTTTGGAAAAAGAGACACATGACTATTTTAAGGGGAGGGAACACCTAAGCCATCAAAGTTACCTGTTCTTTGTACTGCCTTTGGACAAGGCTTTGAATGCTGCCAAATATGTCAATCCCTTCCGGAAAACCGAAAAGGGCTACCACCGAAAGCTGGATGTCCAAGTGGCGGAGTTCATCTCTGCGGTCAATGATGCTGTTTCCTTTGTCAACAATAGCCAACGTGTGTCATTGAGCCCAATGGCTCCTGATGACATTTTTTCCCATACGAACAACTACTACAATGGCTTTAATCAAGATTTCGATACGGATATTTTACTCGGTAAAAAACACATCGAGATTGGCGACCATTATTTTGATGCCATAGCGGTCAACAACGAGTGTTGTTTTGGCGAATCTGTCCAGAGCAGTAAGACCAATGAGAAATTCACTTCAGATGATTTTAGCTTTCATCAAGGGTTTATCGATGGATTGGGATTGGACCTGAACGAGAACCATATCGTGAACCACATCCTTTATCTGGACGATAAACACAAATGGCGCAAACTGCTGGACAAGAAAGTGGTGGAATTGAGCAAAAGCTCCAATTTCGGTTCCTTGAACAAGGTCGTCCACAAAAAGGTCCAGCATATTCTGGACCAAATCAACAATGATGATTCATCGCGTATCATCCGGGGCCATCTCAATGTCATTTTCTGGCATTCGGAAGCTGAACATTTGAAACGGATAGCATCCCAAATCAAGGCAGGTTTCAAGGAATTGGACATCGTGCCATATCATCCCAATGGTGAGGAACGCAAGCATTATTTCCTGAATTCCTATCCCTGTCATGCCACCAATTTCTCCAATGAAGATATGTACGTGACAGATATGAAGCATGCCCTCTGCCTGTATATCAACAACACCAATTATAAGTCGGATGCTGCGGGCATCATCTTCAATGACCGGCAGTACAACATTCCCGTATTGAAGGATGTCTGGGATGAAGGGAAACATCGCATCAAGGCGCGCAACTTTGCCATTTTCGCCCCCACGGGCGAGGGCAAATCCTTTCTTGCAAATAACATCCTTCGGCAATATTTTGAATCCGGAGTCCGGTTGGTCCTAATTGACCTGGGAGGTTCCTATGCCAAGTTTGCCAAGCTCTACCCGGACGACCATATCATCCTGCGCTACGAACAAGGCAAAAATCTGGGCATCAACCCTTTTTATATTTCCGACGATGCCGACCTGACACCGGAACGGTTGGAAGACCTTGCTATCTTTCTCTTGGAACTACTCGCTCAAAACCATGCTTCCAAATCCCAAGAAGTAGCCATCAAAAAGGTGCTGCTGTTGTATTATAAAACCATACGACAAGACCATTCCTTGGCTTCGCTCTACCAGTTCGTGGACGACAGAAAAGACATGCTTATCCAAGATTTGCAGATCAAGGAAGCACATTTCAGCACCTATGACTTTTTGCATATCCTCTCCGAATATGTGGAAGGTGGTCCTTACAGCTTTCTGTTCAATTCCGGGGCCGATCAGACCTATACCATCGAGGACAAGCGGCTCATCATCTTTGAACTGGACGAGGTCCGGGACAACAAGGAAATCCTCTCCGTGATGCTCAAGCTTATCAAGTCGGCCATCCAACGCACCATTTGGCGGAACCGTTCCGAGCGGGGCATTATTCTCTTTGATGAGTTTGCCAAGCAGTTGAAGTTCCCCAACGTATTGGAAAGCGTGGAGTTCTACTATCAGGCCATCCGAAAACAGAACGGGGCCATCGGCATTGTCCTGCAATCCATCAACCAATTACCGGAAAATTCAACTTCGGCCAGTATCCTAGAGAATACCCAGGTCATTTACAGTTTGCGGAACGAGAAAGGTTATGATGCACTGCAAAAACGACTCAACCTTTCTAGCCATGATTTGAACCAACTGAAGTCCATCCGCAACAACTTGACCGGAGACCGGAAGTACACCGAGATATTTATCAAGATAGGGAAGGAAAGCAATGTCTTTCGTTTGGAAGTCCCACCAGAGGTCTATGCCGCCTATCTCACCGATGGGGTCGAGAATGCCGAGATCATGGGGTTGTATGAACAATTGGGTTCGATGGAAAGGGCCATCAAGGAATTTGTAAAACAAAAAAGCACAAGACTATGA